The following DNA comes from Occultella kanbiaonis.
GTTACGTCCCACCGAGCACCCGCTCCACCGGGCGCACTGGCTGCCTCGTCGCCGCCGTGATCGTCGGTGCGGTCATGGTGCTCGTCGTCGGCCTGATCGTCGCCTTCGTCGTGGCGCTGGGCCGGACGAGCGGCTCGGAGCCCACGCCCGACCCGCCGGCGACCACGGACCACCTGACCGAGACCTGGCTCGCGACGCCGCAGGACCTCTCCCCCGGCGTCGGCGCCGACACCCAGCTCGGCATCGGCGTCGACGGTGCGTTCACCGGCCCGTCCTTCATCGGTGGTGAGAGCGCGTGGATCGTGACCCTCGACGACGCCGGCAGCGCGCCGTTCGCGGTCGCCGGACTCGACCCGGCCACCGGGGCGCCGCTCTGGGAGCACGACCTGCCCGGGGTGCTCTGCGGCGACGCCGAACTCGACGCCGTGATCATGTGCGTCAGCCGCGACGGCGGCGCCTGGCAGGGGCACGTGATCGACGCGGCCACCGGGGAGATCCGGCTCACCTGGGCGACCGACCTGACCAGTGCCGCGACCGTGCACCACACCGCCGCCGGGCTGATCGTGGTCGGGGACAACGGGCCACAGGCCCCGCACGCGCGGATCAGCTTGCTCACCCGGGAGGGCGCCACGGCCTGGAGCGTGGACCTCGCCGACATCCCCGGCGGCGAGTCGCTGTTCAGCGACTTCCTGGCCAGCGACCTGGGCAACTCGGACTCCGACGACGCCGAGGCGACCCTGGAGCGACCGCGCTGGCGCCAGCTCGACGGCGGCCTGATCATGCTGTGGTCCACGCCGGGCGCCGCGATCATCGACCCCGCCACCGGAACCGTGTTCGCCCACGAGTGCCGCCGCGCCACTGTCGCAGGCTCGGCCTACTACTGCGTCACCGACGCCGGCATCACCCGGCACGACCTCGACGGCAAGGTGGTGTGGACGCTGCCTGGCCTGACCCTGACCCACCCGTCGGACATCTCGCCGGGCCGGCCGGTCGCCTACGACGAGTCGAACCACGCCATCGTCGGCGTCGACTGGGACACCGGCACGGTCACCAACACCGTGGCCACCCTGGCGCCGTCGTCGGGCGGCTTCGTGCCCGGTGTCAGCCCGCTCAGCAGCTCCGGCAGCCCGGAGCATCTGGTCGTTGCCGGCGGCGCGTCCATGATCGCGCTGGCACCGGACTCCGACACGCTCGCCTGGACGTGGGAGCCGGAGGACGGCGGCTACATCGGTGACGTGTACGTGGTCGGGGACCTGCTCGTGCTCGACGGCTTC
Coding sequences within:
- a CDS encoding PQQ-binding-like beta-propeller repeat protein, encoding MSETNDPGRQTSSGAGSGSGGGPGYGVGENYGGAPSPYGAAAPDPYAGAGAGGSGPTPAAGSPDPFGGGPAPWDQPTVGSGGGANPSPYGMDPAQAHGSPYLQPGGYVPPSTRSTGRTGCLVAAVIVGAVMVLVVGLIVAFVVALGRTSGSEPTPDPPATTDHLTETWLATPQDLSPGVGADTQLGIGVDGAFTGPSFIGGESAWIVTLDDAGSAPFAVAGLDPATGAPLWEHDLPGVLCGDAELDAVIMCVSRDGGAWQGHVIDAATGEIRLTWATDLTSAATVHHTAAGLIVVGDNGPQAPHARISLLTREGATAWSVDLADIPGGESLFSDFLASDLGNSDSDDAEATLERPRWRQLDGGLIMLWSTPGAAIIDPATGTVFAHECRRATVAGSAYYCVTDAGITRHDLDGKVVWTLPGLTLTHPSDISPGRPVAYDESNHAIVGVDWDTGTVTNTVATLAPSSGGFVPGVSPLSSSGSPEHLVVAGGASMIALAPDSDTLAWTWEPEDGGYIGDVYVVGDLLVLDGFDQVGFDPLTGDELWTARVDTGIYRQVVGDRVATIGFEGIALLELP